The genomic window TACTGTGAGTATTGTCACCAGCAGGTGAGCCCGCGGGACAGGATTTGCCCCCACTGCGGAAGGATCTTCACCGATGTGAGGTGCCCCGAGTGCGGATATACCGGGGGGGTGAAGGAGTTCCTGAAGGGGTGCCCGAGCTGCGGCTACCTGGGTGAGGTGCACTATCCGGAGGAGAGACGGGAGGAACCGTCGGATGGAGCCAGCTCCTTCGTGATGTTCGAGAAGAAGGAATCCCTTCCCGCTTCGCTTTTCTGGATCATCATGCTCCTCCTGGGTGCCACCTTCCTGGTGCTCGTCTACTTCTATCTCTCTCTCTAGGAGGTGCCATGAGGGTCTACGGCCTCCTTGTGATGTGTGTGTCCCTCCTCTGGATCGTTCCGGAGGAGGCGCCGCCTCCCCAGCCCATTCAGCGGGGGTTCCGTGGCATCCAGCTGGGTGAGGCCGTGGAGGTGGTGAAGGAGAAGCTCAAACGTGACACCTTCTTTTTCTACAGAGAGGAGCTCGATGTGAGTTTCAGCCCCGGCCGGGACGACATCATCATCCAGACCAGGGCCTGGAAGTATATCACGAACGCCCAGTTCCAGTTCTACAACGAGCGGCTCTCGCTCATCGTGCTTCAGCTCGATACCACGCAGCTCGACTACTTCGGGATGTACCGGAAGTTCGTGGAGAAATACGGCGACCCGGAGGAGTTCAGCCCCTCGCTCGCACGCTGGTCGGACGAGAAGACCATCCTCATCCTCGAGCGACCGCTCACCGTGAAGTACCTCGACCGGGCCTCCCACGAGGAGCTCACCCAAGGCAAGGCTGTACTTCAGAGCACGGAGGACATGGCCCGTGAAGCGTTCATGGATCTGTTCTAAGGCGGCTGGCCTGGTCTTCACGCTCTCCGTCCTGTTCGGATGCGTGGGAGGAGAGGTGGCACACATCAGGATCGACGGGGTATCGCTCAAGGTGGAGGTTGCCGACACCCCGGCGGAACGGGAGCGCGGGCTCATGGGCCGCACGACCCTCGCGCCCTATGACGGCATGCTCTTCGTGTTCCCCAGGGCGTACCGGGCGGCCTTCTGGATGAAGGATACCCCGCTCCCGCTCTCGGTGGCATTCATCGACGAGGCGGGGGTGATCCGGGAGATACACCACCTTGTACCGTTTTCGACAGTGCCCGTTCAGGCCTCAGTCCCTGTGCGGTACGCCCTCGAGGTGGAAGAGGGATTCTTCGATATGCACGGTATCAGGGTAGGGGACGTGGTCCATCTGCCTGAGCGGCTCAGGCAGTAGCCGTCAGCCTTCGAAGTCGAAAAGACCCAGTTCGGGCTTCTTCCGTTCGGGAGCGCTCTCGGGATCCTCCGGATTGTTGAGGAGGATCTCGATCTTCCGCTCCACCGCGGCGAGTTCCTTCTCGAGCTGGCGGGCGAGCGTGATCCCCTCCTCGAAGTAGGCGGTTGCCTCCTCGAGGGGGAGATCCCCCTCCTTGAGACGCTGGGCTATCTCTTCAAGGCGCGAGAGCCTGGTCTCAAAGTCCTTCTTCGGCATCGTGCACCTCCGTTGTTGCTGACTCGTCTTCCGGCGGGGCCACCTGGGTGGTCCGTGCTTCGAGTTCCCCCCGGGCGAGGGTGATGGAGAGCCGCTGTCCCTCGAAGGCGGTACGCGTGTCCCGTAGGATCTCCCTCGTTGCAGCGTCCCGTACGATGGCATACCCCCGGGAGAGGACGGCGCGAGGGGAATGCGCCTGGGTGATCTCTCGTGCCATCTCGATACGGTGTCGCAGTGTGATGAGATATTTCCGCATCGTACGAACGATGGACTGGTGTGCCTCGTCCCATCTTTGGAGATAGGGTGCCCGGTAGAGGGTGAAGAGACGGGCGAGTTGTTCCTCGCTCACCTTGCCGAGGCGGAATCTGAGGCGCTCGCAGAGACCGCGTGTCTCCCGAACCACCGTGAGGTGGGCGTGCTGCACGCGTTGGAGGAGCTCCTCCCGGTGGGCGCTCACCATCTCCGCCGCAGCCGAAGGGGTGGGTGCGCGTAGGTCGGCCGCGAGGTCGCTCAGGCTGTAGTCGATCTCGTGTCCCACGGCTGAGATGACGGGGGTCTCGCACGCGGCGATGGCCCTCACCACCACCTCCTCCGAGAAGGGAAGAAGGTCCTCGATGGAGCCGCCTCCGCGGGCCACGATGATGACGTCGCCGAGCCTCCAGAGATCGGCCCTGCGGATCTGTTCGGCGATGATGGGGGCGGCGTTTTCACCCTGCACAGGGGCGGGTACCACCACGATATCCACCCCTGCGTTGCGCCTCGTGAGGACGTTGATGATGTCCCGTATGGCGGCGCCCGTGGGAGAGGTGACCACCGCGATGCGGGAAGGGAAGAGGGGGATGGGCCTCTTGCGCTCCTTGTCGAAGAGCCCCTCGGCCGCGAGCCTCTGTTTTCGCTTCTCGAGCATCTCCAGGATGGCCCCCATCCCCACCTGTTCCAGCTCCTCGCAGACGAGCTGGTAGGCGCCTCGCGCCTCGTACACGCTCAAGGCGCCCTTCGCGAGGACCATCATCCCGTCTTTGGGCTGGAACGAGAGGCGACGGTACCTGCTCTGGAACATCACCACGTTGAGTACGGCCCGCTCATCCTTGAGGCTGAAGTAGAGGTGCCCGGTGGACGAAGGCCGGCAGTTGGAGATCTCCCCCTGGACCGCCACGTAGGGAAAGGCATCCTCGAGGTAGCCCTTGATGAGCGAGGTGAGTTC from Spirochaeta thermophila DSM 6192 includes these protein-coding regions:
- a CDS encoding double zinc ribbon domain-containing protein, coding for MKRSTFYCEYCHQQVSPRDRICPHCGRIFTDVRCPECGYTGGVKEFLKGCPSCGYLGEVHYPEERREEPSDGASSFVMFEKKESLPASLFWIIMLLLGATFLVLVYFYLSL
- a CDS encoding DUF192 domain-containing protein, producing MKRSWICSKAAGLVFTLSVLFGCVGGEVAHIRIDGVSLKVEVADTPAERERGLMGRTTLAPYDGMLFVFPRAYRAAFWMKDTPLPLSVAFIDEAGVIREIHHLVPFSTVPVQASVPVRYALEVEEGFFDMHGIRVGDVVHLPERLRQ
- the xseB gene encoding exodeoxyribonuclease VII small subunit, which gives rise to MPKKDFETRLSRLEEIAQRLKEGDLPLEEATAYFEEGITLARQLEKELAAVERKIEILLNNPEDPESAPERKKPELGLFDFEG
- the xseA gene encoding exodeoxyribonuclease VII large subunit, translated to MSIPQKVFSVSELTSLIKGYLEDAFPYVAVQGEISNCRPSSTGHLYFSLKDERAVLNVVMFQSRYRRLSFQPKDGMMVLAKGALSVYEARGAYQLVCEELEQVGMGAILEMLEKRKQRLAAEGLFDKERKRPIPLFPSRIAVVTSPTGAAIRDIINVLTRRNAGVDIVVVPAPVQGENAAPIIAEQIRRADLWRLGDVIIVARGGGSIEDLLPFSEEVVVRAIAACETPVISAVGHEIDYSLSDLAADLRAPTPSAAAEMVSAHREELLQRVQHAHLTVVRETRGLCERLRFRLGKVSEEQLARLFTLYRAPYLQRWDEAHQSIVRTMRKYLITLRHRIEMAREITQAHSPRAVLSRGYAIVRDAATREILRDTRTAFEGQRLSITLARGELEARTTQVAPPEDESATTEVHDAEEGL